The following are encoded together in the Candidatus Bathyarchaeota archaeon genome:
- a CDS encoding deoxyhypusine synthase family protein — MDRKDYLQQPVKHIKIDKPQTVNQLMLQFKNSGSFGAGRLATACDIFEKMVKEKDCTVFLALSGAIVPAGLRTIVADLVRRHLVDVIVTTGACMVHDAIEAVGGHHYRGSWIVDDVELYRYHLFRIYDIFVTEEDYMKLDYQLSDMYDEIAKEHKGKSLSSNEFTHEIGKRLTDKDSILRAAYEENVPIFVPALRDSEFGFIHWMHSSQEGKKEVLQVDAFKEVPTICNICEQSPKNAMIVLGGGVPRNTVQSSTLASKKGLDYAIIVTMDRPETGGLSGSTLEEAVSWGKVKGEAAQVTVVGDAMMVFPFIVASVTERVGEDFKRQGFLQSQGRLP; from the coding sequence ATGGATCGAAAAGACTACCTCCAACAACCAGTTAAACACATAAAAATCGACAAACCCCAAACCGTAAACCAACTCATGTTACAATTTAAAAACTCAGGCTCTTTTGGCGCTGGGCGTCTTGCGACAGCCTGTGATATTTTTGAGAAAATGGTTAAAGAAAAGGATTGCACGGTTTTTTTGGCGCTCAGCGGCGCGATTGTGCCAGCGGGGTTACGTACGATAGTTGCTGATTTGGTTAGGCGTCACTTGGTTGATGTGATTGTAACCACGGGCGCATGCATGGTTCATGATGCCATCGAAGCCGTGGGTGGTCATCATTACAGGGGCAGCTGGATTGTTGATGATGTTGAACTCTACAGGTATCATCTTTTCCGAATATACGACATTTTTGTAACAGAAGAAGACTACATGAAACTTGACTACCAACTCTCAGATATGTATGATGAAATCGCCAAAGAGCACAAAGGCAAATCTCTCTCCTCAAACGAGTTCACCCACGAAATCGGCAAACGCTTAACCGACAAAGACTCCATCCTACGCGCAGCATACGAAGAAAACGTGCCAATTTTCGTGCCTGCACTACGCGATTCCGAATTCGGCTTTATTCACTGGATGCATTCCTCCCAAGAAGGCAAAAAAGAGGTGCTGCAAGTTGACGCCTTCAAAGAAGTTCCTACAATCTGCAACATCTGCGAGCAATCCCCAAAAAACGCCATGATAGTGCTGGGTGGGGGTGTTCCAAGAAACACTGTGCAATCTTCTACGTTGGCGTCCAAAAAAGGCTTGGATTACGCGATTATTGTGACGATGGATCGTCCTGAAACTGGTGGCTTGTCGGGTTCCACGTTGGAGGAAGCGGTTAGCTGGGGTAAAGTCAAAGGTGAAGCCGCGCAAGTAACGGTTGTGGGCGATGCGATGATGGTTTTTCCATTTATTGTGGCTTCGGTGACCGAGCGTGTGGGTGAAGATTTTAAGCGTCAGGGCTTTCTGCAAAGCCAGGGTAGATTGCCATGA
- a CDS encoding BNR repeat-containing protein produces the protein MHKKLLLITVIPLILSIVAVSPAQETTPAWNIQVIPSNGTIGASSLALDSADNPHICYSEHPKQDHTIADVLVYAHWNGTAWSTQKI, from the coding sequence GTGCATAAAAAACTGTTACTGATAACGGTAATTCCCCTTATCCTCTCTATAGTTGCCGTTTCACCCGCCCAAGAAACCACCCCCGCATGGAACATACAAGTCATACCCTCAAATGGAACAATTGGGGCTAGTTCTTTAGCCTTAGACTCGGCAGATAATCCTCACATATGCTACAGTGAACATCCGAAACAAGATCACACTATTGCAGACGTATTAGTTTATGCTCATTGGAACGGAACTGCTTGGAGCACACAAAAAATA